A single genomic interval of Schistocerca americana isolate TAMUIC-IGC-003095 unplaced genomic scaffold, iqSchAmer2.1 HiC_scaffold_45, whole genome shotgun sequence harbors:
- the LOC124583216 gene encoding cyclic pyranopterin monophosphate synthase-like, which translates to MVDVGLKLVTERTATARAKVFVGPELMKLVRENGLKKGDVLSVARLAGIVGAKQTSSLIPLCHNISLSSVAVDIELDSALNCVIITGTAKCRGQTGVEMEALTAVSVSALTVYDMCKAVSHYIVISEIMLLAKSGGTRGDFHRT; encoded by the coding sequence atggtcgacgtgggtttgaagctggtgacagaacggactgctacagcacgagcaaaggtttttgtgggacccgaactgatgaaactcgtacgagaaaatggtctgaagaaaggtgacgtacttagcgttgctcgcctggcgggaattgtgggggccaagcagacgtccagccttatccctctgtgtcataacatatctttatcctctgtggctgtggacattgaactggactctgctctcaactgtgtgattataactggcacggcaaagtgtagagggcagacgggcgtggagatggaagctctcactgctgtatcggtgtctgccttaacagtgtacgatatgtgcaaagctgtgagtcattacattgtgatatctgaaataatgcttctggccaaaagtgggggaactagaggagacttccaccggacatga